In the genome of Montipora foliosa isolate CH-2021 chromosome 3, ASM3666993v2, whole genome shotgun sequence, one region contains:
- the LOC137994629 gene encoding tropomyosin beta chain-like: MAGTDIVIDGEQFNLVSIPNAGSKLVQTAKGHLLGSLDLHSLVEDLGKLGNFIRVAYNGVAGNTEVQIKVQRVGYKITKLADKSAVTVHKFKGASQSVLKELKGTYEYLLDGLEEMALETLSQLTSIAKDMAAAADELHNDFEKATKDVIDALEDTQRAKGDEEERKKALEEERKKFEIKRDQAVMQQKNATKAEELAKAFYDEAQKRENKAFDAQDSLLNTLTGALTGIVGAVQSVAAREIDKAVEKIQSIGDKTGYREAMKMANEEKKKQIEEMQKQRDLRLEANLQYLEFAEKMKNCQDDGKLAEAAITALHSSIGALKSLSAIMMKAAIFWQQMQAHCESLATGQMQKQVETAMKMPEEKRMKVWTSNGFKGKALEYYSKWVALDDVCGVYMFQIKETRQDLYNYLEDNPTIEDAQKNVRDLSATFAKDLKEAREKLEKEKRKALEAKKELENSDN, encoded by the coding sequence ATGGCTGGGACTGACATAGTCATCGATGGAGAGCAATTCAACCTTGTGTCCATACCAAACGCTGGAAGTAAACTGGTTCAGACCGCTAAAGGCCATCTTCTTGGCTCGCTGGATCTCCACAGCCTGGTAGAAGACTTGGGAAAACTCGGTAACTTTATTCGTGTCGCGTACAATGGTGTAGCAGGAAACACTGAGGTACAGATTAAAGTACAGCGGGTTGGCTACAAGATAACGAAACTGGCCGACAAATCAGCCGTCACCGTGCACAAATTTAAAGGTGCATCACAGAGCGTACTCAAAGAACTTAAGGGAACCTATGAATACTTGCTAGATGGACTAGAAGAGATGGCGCTTGAAACACTCTCGCAACTTACCAGCATCGCCAAAGATATGGCTGCGGCTGCAGATGAACTGCACAACGATTTTGAGAAGGCAACAAAGGATGTAATAGATGCTTTAGAAGACACACAGAGAGCGAAAGGTGAtgaggaagaaagaaagaaagctctggaggaagagagaaaaaaatttgaaatcaaGAGAGATCAAGCAGTGATGCAGCAAAAGAATGCAACTAAAGCGGAAGAACTAGCAAAGGCATTCTATGACGAGGCTCAGAAGAGAGAAAACAAGGCCTTCGACGCACAGGACAGCCTATTAAACACACTAACGGGTGCGTTAACAGGCATCGTAGGTGCTGTTCAATCGGTAGCAGCACGTGAGATCGACAAGGCAGTCGAAAAGATACAGAGCATTGGTGACAAGACGGGGTATAGAGAAGCCATGAAGATGGCAAACgaagaaaagaagaagcaaATAGAGGAAATGCAGAAGCAGCGAGATCTTCGCCTAGAGGCTAATCTACAATACCTAGAATTCGCAGAGAAAATGAAGAACTGCCAGGACGACGGCAAGTTGGCAGAAGCAGCCATTACAGCTTTGCACAGCTCCATCGGCGCACTCAAATCGCTTTCTGCTATCATGATGAAAGCAGCCATATTCTGGCAGCAGATGCAAGCGCACTGTGAATCTTTGGCGACAGGACAAATGCAGAAGCAAGTTGAGACAGCAATGAAGATGCCCGAAGAAAAGCGCATGAAAGTGTGGACTTCTAATGGCTTCAAGGGAAAGGCCCTGGAATACTATTCCAAGTGGGTTGCTCTGGATGACGTGTGTGGTGTGTACATGTTCCAAATCAAGGAGACCAGACAAGATCTGTACAACTACTTGGAGGACAACCCAACCATCGAAGATGCCCAAAAGAACGTTCGAGATCTGTCTGCCACCTTTGCAAAGGATTTAAAAGAAGCTCGAGAAAAGCTggagaaggaaaaaaggaaggcTTTAGAGGCaaaaaaggaacttgaaaattctGACAACTAA